A portion of the Corynebacterium ammoniagenes DSM 20306 genome contains these proteins:
- a CDS encoding globin domain-containing protein — MFVTTKPTTKAQRLSPAHEEIVKATLPVVGENIETIANTFYNMMFSAHPELLRNTFNRGNQKSGEQQKALAASVATFATMLVDPNAPDPVELLNRIAHKHVSLGITEDQYQIVHDHLLAAVAEVLGEAVTPEVAEAWSAVYWIMAGILIDHEKILYASDGVEPGDVFREAKVIEKNELTERVTEYVLEGDFTEPQPGQYTSVGVKLPDGARQLRQYSIIGGDSTQYRIAVETDGEVSNHLREAVNVGDTIEATLAAGELVLQDSDRPAVLISSGIGSTPMVGMLAYLAQNNANREVLYLHADDSAESWAQEGHIRALAGQLDNCQLVSASRSEGQLLDVSAHNLVGADVYICGGNTFLQAIRTGLDGLEHDAKPASVKFELFSPNDWLIN; from the coding sequence ATGTTCGTCACGACTAAGCCTACTACTAAGGCTCAGCGACTCTCACCTGCGCACGAAGAAATCGTTAAAGCCACGCTCCCAGTAGTTGGCGAAAACATCGAGACCATCGCGAACACCTTCTACAACATGATGTTCTCGGCTCATCCAGAGTTGCTGCGCAATACCTTTAACCGTGGCAATCAAAAGTCTGGCGAACAGCAAAAGGCACTGGCTGCATCCGTTGCAACCTTCGCAACCATGTTGGTTGACCCCAACGCACCAGATCCAGTCGAGCTCCTCAACCGCATTGCTCACAAGCACGTATCCCTCGGAATCACCGAAGATCAGTACCAGATCGTCCACGATCACCTCCTAGCTGCAGTGGCGGAAGTCCTTGGCGAGGCCGTCACTCCAGAGGTCGCCGAAGCATGGTCTGCGGTGTACTGGATCATGGCCGGAATCCTCATCGACCACGAGAAGATTTTGTACGCATCCGATGGCGTTGAACCAGGAGACGTCTTCCGCGAAGCAAAGGTCATCGAGAAGAACGAACTGACCGAGCGCGTTACCGAATACGTCCTCGAGGGCGATTTCACCGAACCACAGCCAGGCCAGTACACCTCAGTGGGTGTCAAGCTGCCCGACGGTGCACGTCAGCTGCGCCAGTACTCAATCATTGGTGGCGACTCGACTCAGTATCGCATCGCCGTGGAAACTGACGGTGAGGTCTCCAATCACCTGCGTGAAGCCGTCAATGTCGGTGACACCATCGAAGCCACCCTCGCAGCAGGCGAGCTCGTCCTTCAGGACTCCGATCGCCCAGCTGTGCTGATTTCCTCCGGCATCGGCTCTACCCCGATGGTCGGCATGCTCGCGTACCTGGCACAAAACAATGCCAACCGCGAAGTTCTCTACCTGCACGCTGATGACTCCGCCGAGTCCTGGGCACAGGAAGGCCACATCCGCGCACTCGCAGGTCAGCTCGATAATTGCCAGCTTGTTTCAGCTTCTCGCAGCGAAGGCCAGCTTCTCGATGTCTCCGCCCACAACCTCGTCGGCGCCGATGTATACATCTGCGGCGGTAACACCTTCCTCCAAGCCATCCGCACCGGTCTTGATGGCCTCGAGCATGACGCGAAGCCGGCATCGGTCAAGTTTGAGCTGTTTAGCCCGAATGACTGGTTGATCAACTAA
- a CDS encoding alpha/beta hydrolase, whose amino-acid sequence MNYLHPDAEAFLDSTRDSPQLDTQTPEKNRHDQLQASSSWGTKTELAQVFDSTIRGVNVRVYIPAVSEKTAGDQPAFIYFHGGGWVLGDVDVADPAVRDIAAASEMICISVDYRRAPEHPFPAALDDCLAVVDGVLAGETTLGIDPKRVAIGGDSAGGNIAAVIAQERREQIAHQVLVYPVMDLSSLDTSSHRKYEDGYYLTRRRLEYFYDAYAGAADRSDVRMSPGLNPDLAGLPPATVISAEHDPLVSEISSYAQRMLAAGNVVNAMQFNGQVHPFVQVGGVIRDGKIARRVIGTELKAALR is encoded by the coding sequence ATGAACTACCTACATCCCGACGCCGAAGCTTTCCTGGATTCCACACGTGATTCGCCACAGCTAGATACCCAAACGCCGGAGAAGAACCGGCACGATCAATTACAGGCAAGTAGCTCGTGGGGGACAAAGACGGAATTGGCCCAAGTCTTTGATTCGACGATTCGCGGAGTCAACGTGCGGGTGTATATCCCAGCAGTTTCCGAGAAAACTGCAGGGGACCAGCCGGCCTTCATCTACTTCCACGGCGGTGGTTGGGTACTTGGTGATGTCGATGTTGCAGATCCGGCAGTCCGCGATATAGCGGCGGCATCAGAAATGATCTGCATTAGTGTCGATTATCGTCGCGCACCGGAGCATCCTTTCCCTGCTGCGTTGGATGATTGCTTGGCGGTAGTCGATGGAGTGCTTGCCGGTGAAACGACGCTGGGAATTGATCCGAAGCGGGTTGCTATTGGTGGGGATAGTGCCGGTGGCAATATCGCGGCGGTAATCGCCCAGGAACGACGAGAGCAGATTGCGCATCAAGTACTTGTTTATCCGGTCATGGATTTATCAAGCTTGGATACCTCGTCGCATCGGAAATACGAGGATGGCTACTACCTGACGCGTCGTCGATTGGAATACTTTTATGACGCTTACGCTGGTGCGGCGGATCGCAGCGATGTTCGCATGTCGCCGGGGCTGAACCCGGATCTCGCAGGGCTGCCGCCGGCCACTGTTATTTCGGCAGAACATGATCCGTTAGTAAGCGAAATAAGCAGCTACGCGCAGCGGATGCTGGCGGCCGGCAACGTTGTCAACGCTATGCAATTTAATGGGCAGGTCCATCCGTTCGTGCAAGTAGGTGGAGTTATTCGAGACGGTAAAATAGCGCGCCGGGTGATTGGGACAGAACTCAAAGCAGCGCTGCGGTAG
- a CDS encoding alkaline phosphatase D family protein has translation MPKISRRKIIYAAGTAAGTAAAATLTASNIPTALANRPQPQPAPPPFAHGVASGDPISNSVVLWTRITAPEAEVSVRWEISSTPDFHTIVATGVVTTDSSRDNTIHVDPFSLQPATVYFYRFIVTNGSYSGQVSPTGRTKTAPAPGTPVDQLTLAVASCANWESGYFSAYRDMANRAELFDATLFLGDYIYEYGSGEYAGNGPVRLHDPAHELRTLNDYRRRYARYRTDENLQAAHAALPWIAVWDDHETANNSWAHGAENHDPATQGEWMTRRDAAMQAYFEWMPVRATSPSQNGHIYRSFTFGDLAELTLMDLRTYRDEETKSPTVATDPGRTMLGSEQYTWLINKIESSHVAWNILGNSVMFAPLNLVALHNNPDVSSVSNALSSNINNLPLNGDQWDGYTTERANLLQVLEQHHHNTGANPLFLTGDIHTEWAHTLHAPNQPAGASPLGAELVCSSVSAPNVDEILGIPPNNPLTPAAQQIIQAANPHCRHVNLVHHGYSYVTIRREEAEMHWLRVNAIGDPQAPVSDKITLTWRKGQGFTS, from the coding sequence GTGCCAAAGATTTCGCGACGAAAGATTATCTACGCCGCTGGCACAGCTGCCGGCACCGCAGCCGCAGCAACGCTTACCGCCAGCAATATCCCCACCGCTTTGGCCAACCGACCACAGCCGCAGCCGGCCCCGCCGCCTTTTGCCCACGGCGTGGCCTCGGGCGATCCCATCTCCAACTCGGTGGTGTTGTGGACACGCATTACCGCGCCGGAAGCAGAAGTCTCCGTGCGCTGGGAAATCTCCTCCACCCCAGATTTCCACACCATCGTGGCCACGGGCGTGGTAACCACAGATTCCAGCCGTGATAACACCATCCACGTGGACCCGTTTAGTCTGCAGCCCGCCACGGTGTATTTCTACCGCTTCATTGTCACCAATGGCAGCTATTCCGGACAGGTATCTCCCACCGGTCGCACCAAGACGGCTCCCGCTCCGGGCACCCCGGTGGACCAGCTGACACTAGCCGTGGCCTCGTGTGCCAATTGGGAATCTGGGTATTTCAGCGCGTATCGGGATATGGCCAATAGAGCAGAGCTTTTCGATGCCACCTTATTCCTCGGCGACTACATCTACGAATACGGCTCCGGTGAATACGCCGGCAACGGACCTGTCCGTCTACATGATCCAGCACATGAGCTACGCACGCTCAATGACTATCGCCGCCGATACGCGCGCTACCGCACCGATGAAAATCTGCAGGCCGCGCACGCTGCCCTGCCTTGGATTGCCGTGTGGGATGACCACGAAACCGCCAATAATTCCTGGGCCCACGGCGCCGAAAACCACGACCCCGCCACGCAAGGTGAGTGGATGACCCGGCGCGATGCCGCCATGCAGGCCTACTTCGAGTGGATGCCGGTCCGCGCAACCAGCCCCTCTCAAAACGGCCATATCTACCGCTCCTTTACCTTCGGGGATCTGGCCGAACTGACGCTGATGGACTTGCGTACCTACCGCGATGAGGAAACTAAATCCCCTACTGTTGCTACCGACCCCGGACGCACAATGTTAGGCAGTGAACAGTACACCTGGCTGATTAATAAGATTGAATCTTCTCATGTCGCCTGGAATATCTTAGGCAATTCCGTGATGTTCGCCCCGCTCAACCTCGTCGCCTTGCACAATAATCCGGATGTTTCTTCCGTCTCTAACGCGCTGAGTTCCAATATCAACAACCTGCCGCTCAATGGCGATCAATGGGATGGCTACACCACCGAACGCGCCAACTTGCTGCAGGTTTTAGAACAGCACCATCACAACACCGGTGCCAATCCGCTTTTTCTCACCGGCGATATTCACACCGAATGGGCGCACACCCTCCATGCACCAAATCAGCCTGCCGGCGCTAGCCCGTTGGGAGCAGAATTAGTGTGCTCTTCGGTATCGGCGCCCAATGTCGATGAGATTCTCGGCATTCCACCGAACAATCCGCTCACCCCGGCGGCACAGCAGATCATCCAAGCCGCCAACCCACATTGCCGCCACGTCAACCTCGTCCACCACGGCTATTCCTATGTGACGATTCGCCGCGAAGAAGCCGAGATGCACTGGCTACGCGTCAACGCCATCGGTGACCCGCAAGCTCCCGTCAGCGATAAAATCACCCTGACCTGGCGTAAAGGCCAAGGCTTTACCTCGTAG
- a CDS encoding serine hydrolase domain-containing protein — MSALDKISQWPVDNVAGALIGPNGVDTIGDTAREYDIKSVTKPVVALGVMLAVEEGAVELDQPAGPEGSTLRHLLSHASGVGFDSREAKRPVEDRRIYSSAGYEWAAEIVADATGMDFPDYLKEGLFEPLGMNSTRLEGSAGHGLISSVDDLVKFASEVLDPQIIHPDTLTEMRTVQFPDLRGIVPGYGMHRPCPWGLGFEIHGEKDPHWMSTNMPADAAGHFGMSGTYLWVADDYAMVALADRDFGEWAKPLWQETNEAIWAELQG, encoded by the coding sequence ATGAGCGCATTAGACAAGATTTCACAATGGCCAGTAGACAATGTTGCCGGTGCCTTAATCGGGCCCAACGGGGTGGACACGATAGGCGATACTGCCCGCGAATATGACATTAAGTCCGTGACCAAACCTGTTGTTGCCCTGGGCGTGATGTTGGCAGTGGAAGAAGGTGCAGTAGAGCTCGACCAGCCGGCCGGACCCGAAGGTTCCACCTTGCGGCACTTGCTCTCGCATGCCTCCGGCGTGGGCTTTGACTCGCGTGAAGCCAAGCGCCCAGTGGAAGACCGCCGTATTTATTCTTCCGCCGGTTACGAGTGGGCCGCCGAGATTGTTGCCGATGCCACGGGCATGGATTTTCCGGATTACCTCAAAGAAGGCCTCTTTGAGCCCTTGGGCATGAACTCCACCCGCTTGGAGGGAAGTGCCGGGCACGGCCTTATCTCCAGTGTGGATGACCTGGTGAAATTTGCCTCTGAGGTGCTCGACCCGCAGATTATTCACCCGGATACCTTGACGGAGATGCGCACGGTGCAATTTCCAGACCTGCGCGGCATTGTTCCAGGCTATGGCATGCACCGCCCGTGCCCTTGGGGCTTGGGCTTTGAAATTCATGGCGAGAAAGACCCGCACTGGATGAGCACGAATATGCCTGCCGATGCCGCCGGGCACTTCGGCATGAGCGGCACATACCTATGGGTCGCCGACGACTACGCCATGGTGGCCCTGGCTGACCGCGACTTTGGCGAATGGGCCAAGCCGCTATGGCAAGAAACCAATGAAGCTATCTGGGCGGAGCTACAAGGCTAG
- a CDS encoding amidase yields the protein MSISELSQMSAAQIARAVKAKELSPVDTVENALREVERRNPAINAVVFSDPEGALKEARELEKKIVADEEVGLLAGVPTLMKDLFGEKPGWPATMGGLSALKDSRSASGSIFPHSMERAGGIVIGATNSPVLGFRGVTDNRLFGPTRNPFNTEYNPGGSSGGSAAAVADGMVALAGGTDAGGSIRIPSAWSGTVGFQPSVGRVPMIRPNAFGESTFIYQGPITRTVEDAALGMQAMASFDPRDPYSFPAANDFLGALDRGVKGMKIGFTQDFGIFPVDPRIQATVEEAARAFTELGALVEPVDFKLEYSHDELTEMWCNLLAISSYDILEEFAASGNDLRELTPQDLSPVLLEYADKVPNRTMSEWLHDQKMRTHVLNRFVDVFADYDLVVSPTLAAMPVKNEVSGETYGPTEINGEPINSSIGWCMTYLTNFTGNPSASVPAGLVDGLPVGLMVIGRKAADEDVMAAISAFEKARPWAKQYEAVWNREQN from the coding sequence TTGTCCATTTCAGAGCTATCTCAGATGTCCGCAGCACAGATCGCCCGCGCGGTAAAAGCCAAAGAACTTTCTCCGGTAGATACAGTGGAGAATGCTCTGCGCGAGGTTGAGCGCCGAAACCCCGCTATCAATGCGGTGGTGTTTTCTGATCCCGAAGGTGCCCTTAAAGAGGCACGGGAACTTGAAAAGAAAATCGTCGCTGACGAAGAAGTTGGTTTACTCGCTGGTGTGCCCACGTTGATGAAAGATCTCTTTGGTGAGAAACCGGGCTGGCCAGCAACCATGGGCGGACTTTCGGCGTTAAAGGATTCCCGCAGTGCCAGTGGCAGTATCTTCCCACACTCCATGGAACGTGCAGGGGGCATCGTCATTGGGGCAACTAACAGCCCGGTGCTGGGGTTTCGTGGTGTCACCGATAATAGGCTTTTCGGCCCGACGAGAAACCCTTTCAATACGGAATATAATCCGGGTGGCTCATCGGGAGGTTCCGCAGCAGCGGTCGCAGACGGCATGGTCGCGCTAGCTGGTGGAACAGATGCTGGAGGTTCTATTCGCATCCCCTCGGCGTGGTCAGGGACCGTGGGATTCCAACCATCCGTTGGTCGCGTTCCAATGATTCGCCCCAATGCTTTTGGTGAATCCACCTTTATCTACCAAGGGCCTATTACTCGCACCGTGGAAGATGCCGCCTTAGGTATGCAAGCGATGGCTAGCTTCGACCCACGAGATCCGTATTCTTTCCCTGCAGCCAATGACTTCCTCGGCGCCTTAGACCGCGGAGTTAAAGGAATGAAGATTGGCTTTACCCAAGACTTTGGAATCTTCCCCGTCGATCCACGGATTCAAGCCACCGTCGAAGAAGCAGCACGCGCGTTTACAGAGCTCGGCGCGCTGGTTGAGCCTGTCGATTTTAAACTGGAGTACTCCCACGATGAGCTAACGGAGATGTGGTGCAATCTCCTGGCTATTTCCTCCTACGACATTTTGGAGGAATTTGCCGCCAGCGGAAATGATCTGCGCGAGCTGACACCGCAAGATCTATCGCCAGTGCTGCTCGAATACGCCGATAAAGTGCCGAACCGGACGATGTCGGAGTGGTTGCACGATCAAAAGATGCGCACGCATGTCCTCAACCGGTTTGTCGATGTCTTTGCTGACTACGACCTAGTGGTCTCTCCCACCTTGGCTGCGATGCCGGTCAAAAATGAAGTGTCCGGAGAGACTTACGGGCCAACTGAAATCAACGGCGAGCCCATCAACTCATCCATCGGCTGGTGCATGACTTATCTAACCAATTTCACCGGCAACCCAAGTGCATCCGTTCCCGCGGGGCTTGTCGATGGCCTACCAGTCGGACTGATGGTCATCGGCCGGAAAGCTGCCGATGAAGATGTCATGGCAGCAATCTCAGCCTTTGAAAAGGCCCGCCCCTGGGCCAAACAGTATGAAGCGGTGTGGAACCGCGAGCAGAACTAG
- the betT gene encoding choline BCCT transporter BetT produces MAESHDNSLPGHERSKPTVNREKLGGSQRSNMDVVREDKRPPKTSAEMLKDGPTIADRSGPKVNWQVLIISSLIILAFSLWAIFAPDNAAGTMETIVGWVGANVGWVYVVTVTVVIGFVIWVAASPEGKVRMGPDHSRPQYNLLTWVAMLFAAGVGIDMLFYSVGGPISHYVDPPNAEPQSHEALQDSVIWTMFHYGMGGWAMYSLLGMAMGYFAYRWGMPLSIRAALYPLLGKRVRGRTGDALDIIVLVGTVMGVATSMGIGVVLLNVGFSILFGLPQGLGLQIALVLVAVVVTIAACTSGMDKGIRLISELNLWVAGAMMLYILVTGQTAFLLNTLVENVGRFFWTLPERMTETMGYELDGAEWMSGNTLFFWAFWLAWGPFVGLFLARISRGRTLREFVVAAITIPVLCDLVMVSLFGNSAIYEAVFMGNTEFGELALNSPEQGWYALLEMFPGAMLLVGLATLSGLLFYLTSANSGAMVMSNFSSSIPDPGEDGPKWLRIFWAIVTAVLTIAMLMAGGVVTMEYATLIFALPVTIVAYLVMFSFTRALRMERADREGHTRRRRSEASTGGHTPDRTIRQRLASLRSYPDTDSAERFSTKTVVPALRTAAEEFRKEGYEVTVETRYQEGTGLTEASFQVEIPDHRSFLYEVAPVETPVPIFGARPAPQMKKYFRMEVFTHTGSEGYDLYGVDKQQVIDDVLDRFESHLGFLSYSAEALSDTVITPPVEGTAPVDAPVEEVTGDEPEAPEETFDEYSTK; encoded by the coding sequence ATGGCTGAGTCGCATGACAACAGCCTCCCTGGACACGAACGTTCCAAACCGACAGTGAATAGGGAAAAGCTCGGCGGAAGCCAGCGCAGCAATATGGACGTGGTACGCGAAGACAAGCGTCCACCCAAAACGAGTGCAGAGATGCTCAAAGATGGCCCCACGATTGCAGATCGCAGCGGGCCCAAGGTTAACTGGCAAGTCCTGATTATCTCCTCGTTGATTATCCTCGCCTTCTCCCTGTGGGCAATTTTTGCTCCCGATAACGCCGCCGGCACGATGGAGACCATCGTCGGCTGGGTTGGTGCCAATGTCGGCTGGGTATATGTCGTCACCGTGACCGTGGTGATCGGATTCGTCATTTGGGTCGCCGCCTCCCCCGAAGGCAAGGTCCGCATGGGACCCGACCACTCACGTCCGCAGTACAACCTGTTGACCTGGGTAGCCATGCTCTTTGCTGCTGGCGTGGGCATCGATATGCTCTTCTACTCTGTCGGCGGACCCATTAGCCACTACGTGGACCCACCCAATGCTGAGCCACAAAGCCACGAAGCTTTGCAGGACTCCGTTATCTGGACCATGTTCCACTACGGCATGGGCGGCTGGGCCATGTACTCCCTGCTGGGTATGGCCATGGGCTATTTCGCATACCGCTGGGGCATGCCACTTTCTATCCGTGCTGCTTTATACCCACTACTCGGCAAGCGCGTGCGCGGTCGCACCGGCGATGCCCTCGACATCATCGTCCTGGTCGGCACCGTCATGGGCGTTGCCACCTCGATGGGCATTGGCGTAGTACTGCTCAACGTAGGCTTTTCCATCCTCTTTGGTCTTCCGCAGGGACTGGGCTTGCAGATTGCTCTAGTCCTGGTTGCCGTCGTTGTGACCATTGCCGCCTGTACCTCCGGTATGGACAAGGGCATTCGCCTGATTTCCGAGCTCAACCTCTGGGTCGCTGGCGCGATGATGCTGTACATCCTGGTCACTGGCCAGACCGCATTCTTGCTTAATACCCTGGTAGAAAACGTCGGCCGCTTCTTCTGGACGCTGCCTGAGCGCATGACTGAGACCATGGGCTATGAGCTCGATGGCGCGGAGTGGATGTCCGGCAACACGCTGTTCTTCTGGGCCTTCTGGTTGGCCTGGGGCCCATTCGTCGGTCTGTTCCTCGCACGTATCTCCCGCGGCCGTACGCTGCGCGAGTTCGTCGTCGCAGCAATTACCATCCCAGTCCTGTGCGACTTGGTCATGGTCTCTCTCTTCGGCAACTCCGCCATCTATGAAGCTGTCTTTATGGGCAACACCGAGTTTGGCGAGCTCGCACTTAACAGCCCGGAACAAGGCTGGTATGCACTGCTGGAGATGTTCCCTGGTGCCATGCTGCTGGTTGGTCTGGCGACCTTGTCGGGTCTGCTGTTCTACCTGACCTCTGCTAACTCCGGTGCCATGGTCATGTCCAACTTCTCCTCCTCCATTCCGGATCCCGGCGAAGACGGACCAAAGTGGCTGCGTATTTTCTGGGCTATTGTTACCGCCGTGCTGACCATCGCCATGCTCATGGCCGGTGGTGTGGTCACCATGGAATACGCCACCTTGATCTTCGCCCTGCCGGTGACCATCGTTGCCTACCTAGTCATGTTCTCGTTCACCCGCGCGCTGCGCATGGAACGAGCCGACCGCGAAGGCCATACCCGACGCCGCCGCAGCGAAGCATCCACCGGTGGTCACACCCCGGATCGCACCATCCGCCAGCGTCTGGCCAGCTTGCGCTCCTACCCGGATACTGATTCTGCCGAGCGCTTTAGCACCAAGACCGTGGTTCCCGCGTTGCGCACCGCCGCCGAGGAATTCCGCAAGGAAGGCTACGAAGTCACCGTGGAAACCCGCTACCAAGAAGGCACCGGTTTAACCGAAGCCTCCTTCCAGGTAGAAATCCCGGACCACCGAAGCTTCCTCTATGAAGTCGCACCTGTGGAAACCCCCGTGCCAATCTTCGGTGCCCGTCCGGCTCCGCAGATGAAGAAGTACTTCCGCATGGAAGTCTTTACCCACACCGGTTCTGAAGGCTACGACCTCTACGGCGTGGACAAGCAGCAGGTCATCGACGACGTTCTGGACCGCTTCGAGTCCCACTTGGGCTTCCTCAGCTACTCTGCGGAAGCACTCAGTGACACCGTGATTACCCCACCAGTCGAAGGCACCGCGCCTGTCGATGCCCCAGTGGAAGAAGTCACCGGTGACGAGCCAGAGGCACCAGAGGAAACCTTCGACGAATACTCCACGAAGTAG
- a CDS encoding HAD-IIA family hydrolase codes for MISYLSDMDGVLIKEGEMIPGADKFLQTLNDNDIKFMVLTNNSMATPRDLAARLRSQGLDIPADKIWTSALATAKFLSQQSTERTAYVIGESGLTTALHDAGWILTDGNPEFVVLGETRTYSFEAITTAINLIRRGARFIATNPDVTGPAPQGILPATGSVAALITAATNREPYYVGKPNPVMMRSALNNIGVHSENTVMIGDRMDTDVKAGLEAGMRTILVRTGIMTDELIARFPFRPSRVLDSVADLPDRIMDPFA; via the coding sequence ATGATTTCTTATCTTTCTGACATGGACGGGGTGCTCATCAAAGAAGGTGAGATGATTCCGGGCGCAGATAAATTCCTGCAGACGTTAAATGACAACGACATAAAATTCATGGTCTTAACCAATAACTCCATGGCTACCCCGCGGGATCTTGCAGCGCGCCTGCGCTCGCAGGGACTAGATATCCCGGCCGATAAAATCTGGACCTCGGCGCTGGCTACGGCGAAGTTTCTCTCGCAGCAATCGACTGAGCGCACCGCCTATGTCATTGGCGAATCTGGGTTGACCACCGCGCTGCATGATGCCGGGTGGATTTTAACCGATGGCAATCCGGAATTCGTGGTGCTCGGTGAAACCCGCACCTATTCTTTTGAGGCCATTACCACCGCTATTAATCTGATCCGTCGCGGTGCACGGTTTATTGCCACCAACCCGGATGTGACCGGTCCTGCCCCACAGGGAATTTTGCCCGCCACCGGTTCCGTTGCTGCGTTGATTACCGCTGCGACCAACCGCGAGCCTTACTACGTGGGCAAGCCCAATCCCGTCATGATGCGCTCAGCGTTAAATAACATTGGCGTGCACTCGGAAAATACCGTCATGATCGGCGACCGCATGGACACCGATGTCAAAGCCGGCCTGGAAGCCGGCATGCGCACCATCTTGGTGCGCACGGGCATTATGACTGATGAGCTCATCGCACGCTTTCCCTTCCGCCCCTCGCGCGTGCTGGATTCCGTGGCGGACCTGCCCGATCGCATCATGGATCCCTTTGCCTAA
- a CDS encoding acyl carrier protein: MSNDLSAQLRAHLQGQESPAASTSGAPDYLRLISEITGAELDDLNPERSLDDLGLTSLNMIEFAVRAEDQLGVKFEESDALALKTLDDVAKFVEAHQ, encoded by the coding sequence ATGTCCAATGACCTCAGTGCTCAACTACGTGCCCACCTGCAAGGCCAAGAAAGCCCGGCCGCATCTACATCTGGTGCTCCCGACTACTTGCGGCTGATTTCAGAGATTACCGGGGCAGAACTCGATGATTTAAACCCCGAGCGCAGCTTGGACGATCTGGGGCTGACCTCGTTAAACATGATTGAGTTTGCAGTGCGTGCCGAAGATCAGTTGGGCGTGAAGTTCGAAGAATCCGATGCTCTAGCGCTTAAAACGCTGGACGATGTAGCCAAATTTGTGGAGGCACACCAATGA
- a CDS encoding alpha/beta fold hydrolase encodes MYKRKRVAAAYRGQGRTHRATQRLVHQRLHDHETAPGLGNLDAKGEVDNDGVDIAWYEVGNPNADVTVVFIHGYCLSSEGWCDQVEHLRGRSDVRSLLVDVRGHGLSSRVPASNCTIDAAADDVLAVILERLPKDNGRIVVVGHSLGGMIALNLIRRAPQDIFERISGALLISTSMRRFSDKGVTRLLQSRVAKAFYSAIGRVPDKFNRLRFGIAQVVAPTLAALVAGFPQMERLQFHTAMLLDTPLASFVGYFDDLTEHAEFDAEGRLKTLHGQVIIGSMDIVTPMSQAELICEKWGQGELKVIDGSGHMVILEEPEQISQAIDEVISAA; translated from the coding sequence ATGTATAAACGAAAAAGGGTCGCGGCAGCCTACCGCGGACAAGGCCGCACACACCGCGCCACCCAGCGCTTGGTGCATCAGCGCTTACATGATCACGAAACCGCGCCGGGCCTGGGGAATTTAGATGCCAAAGGCGAGGTCGATAATGACGGCGTAGACATCGCCTGGTATGAGGTGGGCAACCCCAATGCCGATGTCACGGTTGTCTTTATCCACGGCTATTGCCTGTCCTCGGAAGGTTGGTGTGACCAGGTAGAGCACCTGCGCGGGCGGTCTGATGTTCGCAGTTTGCTTGTCGATGTCCGCGGCCACGGCCTATCCTCCCGTGTTCCCGCGAGTAACTGCACCATTGATGCCGCGGCAGATGATGTGCTCGCGGTGATTTTAGAGCGCTTGCCGAAAGATAACGGGCGCATCGTGGTCGTCGGGCATTCTTTAGGCGGGATGATTGCGCTAAATCTTATCCGCCGCGCCCCGCAGGATATCTTCGAGCGCATCTCCGGCGCACTGCTAATTTCCACATCCATGCGGCGCTTTTCCGATAAAGGCGTCACCCGCCTGTTGCAATCCAGGGTGGCCAAGGCGTTTTATTCCGCCATCGGTCGCGTGCCGGATAAATTTAACCGCCTGCGCTTTGGCATTGCCCAAGTAGTCGCCCCGACGCTTGCTGCTTTGGTCGCAGGTTTCCCGCAAATGGAACGCCTGCAATTTCACACGGCGATGTTATTGGATACGCCGCTGGCCAGCTTCGTCGGCTATTTTGACGATCTGACCGAGCATGCAGAATTTGATGCCGAAGGGCGATTAAAAACCTTACATGGCCAGGTCATTATCGGCTCGATGGATATTGTCACCCCGATGAGCCAAGCAGAACTGATCTGTGAAAAATGGGGTCAGGGGGAACTTAAAGTGATTGATGGTTCCGGCCACATGGTCATTTTGGAAGAGCCGGAGCAAATCTCTCAAGCTATTGATGAAGTAATTTCTGCTGCTTAA